A stretch of DNA from Lysinibacillus sp. B2A1:
CATTAGCTTCGCTACACTGTTAACTCGATCAACTAAGCGAATAATATCTCCTTGCATGGACTTATGACCTTCATCTGTTGACTGTAAAATGGAAGAAACTTGTTGCAGTGACTCTAAATCTCCATTTAATTTTTTCAATGCATGTTTTGTATGAGTGGAGATATCCCCTACAGAAGCTGCTATTTCCTCTATACTTGCATCTAAATCATGCATGGAGTTGTCCACCGCAATGATTTCCTTTTGTTGAATATCTTGAAATTCAATAAGTTCTTTAATGGAGTCTAATTGCGTATTATATGTAATAATCTCGCCTAAGCCATTGACTACTGAGCCTCCCTGAATTTCAATGTATGTCTCAAGAATAATTTGTTGGTCAATCGTTACTAAACTATCATAAGACAGTAATACATCAAGCATTTTATCCTGATCACGGGATAATTCCTTCACAATCAATGGGATAATTAATTGATTTATAAGTGTGTAAGCAGAAATCATCCAGTTTGGCAAAACACCAATTCGTGCATGAACATAGGCAATTTTCCGTCTTTTAAATACATAGTCTAAGTCCAGCTCATCATCAAACAAGCTGATAAAATGGTTGTCGAATAAGCCTTTTAAGCGTTCCACAGTTGAATGTGTATTGATGACATGATTAAATTCGGGTATTTCTAGTAATCGATCGTAAAAATTATCTAATATTTCCTTTCTATTATTTTCGTAAATTTTTCTTAAGAAGCTTACAGATTCTCTTCTAATTCTAGATAATGCGAGGAAATCTAGTTTTTCTTTAAAACGCTCATTTGCCTCAATGTCTGAATTTTTTTCAGCTGAAAAATAATCATAATCTAGATTAATTTTCTTCCTTTTGAACATAATGGTCCACTCCCTTAATGTTAAATACAATTATCACAATCTATAATTCGTTAAACTTTCTTTTCAATTTTTATCCATGACTTGGCACCTTTTCATTCATTAGCAATTATCATAATTATGAATGAAAATTAGCATATACATTTTACCAATAATACAAAAACAAGCATAGAATCTCTATAAATTCTTTACACTTTCTTATTCTTTTGTACACCTTATTGACAATTTCATTTTGTCATATCTATTAATATTCAACAAAAAACGCCAAAATCTTCTTTTGATTTTAGCGTTTTTTTCGACAGGGCTTATTTTGCGATAAAGCTAGCAATTTTCACAATCCTTTAAAGCATCTAGAAGTTTTTCCATATCGCAAATCTGCTGGCACATTGTATCAATCATACATCGCAGGATTGGTATTAACTCTTGGCAAATACAGAATCTTAACACATTCTGTGCCAGTCGAACCCCACCTTGGTGATGAACAATCATTTCTCTTAGATAATTGATATTAATATTATTAGAGACTGGTGGTGCGCACATTGCCTGGAACATCACTTCGGTAATTTCTTTATAGGCACACATATATTCATACAATTCATACTCCGAGTTTTGGACGATACAGCATCTATTTTGTATTGCTTCCAAACATTCTAACGTCTCTGTACTTGTATTAATAATTTCTAATGCGAGATTTTGAACAGGTATATTTGTTGTATAGCGTAAAACATTTTCTGACATCTTAATGGCAGCTACTTGATGTGGGATAATTTGTTTAATAAAATTTTCAGAAATATTACATGTAATGGTCACATAGGTCATACCCTGCATCATCTTATCGAGGATTCGTTTATATTCCTCTAAATACGCCTTCGTTACATTACTGAGTTCAATTGATTTAGTCATTAGACACACTCCTTTCAGAGTAATGTATGCCTGAAAGGTTGATGTGTGGTAGACAATTGTACCAATGAATAATCATTAGTTTCTTCTTACAATATGTTTTTATTATTTTATCGTGTCAGGAGTATAGTATGGCTCATTGAACGTTTTTGCTACACTTCTCTACATTACGCCCAAACTTATTTTGTATTTTTATATGTATCCAAACAATTTTGACAAATGCATTTGCGTAAATCCTGTGGCACTTTTTGAAAGATTTCTTCAGGAAAATTCACTGTCATGCACCAACAATCATTTTGTCCTTTGATTACACCACAATGATTATCTTCTCCACATAACGGACAATTGTTTTCCTCTACTGTCATTGGGCAAAACACCTCCTAGTCATTACTCTACATAATAGCAAAAGAGGAGTACATAGATATATACCCCTCTAGAATTGCTTATTGCTTTTTTCCCTGAATCTGCTGCTTTACCTCTGTTACGTCTGTATCACTATACATGGCTGTACCGTGCCCGCCATTTTGTGCTAAAAGTTTTTTTACCTCATTGTATGATAAGCCTGCCTCTGCATTTTTTCTCTTGACGTCATTAATATAGGTACCAGCAGCAGTATACTGGGCTTCATTTTGATTATTCATGACTTTTATAACCTCCTATAATTCATCAGGCTGCAGTTCAATTAGTTCGTCACCTTCACGTTGCACTCTTTTATTTAGTTCTTCAATCGGTATAGCGTCTACCGTT
This window harbors:
- a CDS encoding gamma-type small acid-soluble spore protein, with translation MNNQNEAQYTAAGTYINDVKRKNAEAGLSYNEVKKLLAQNGGHGTAMYSDTDVTEVKQQIQGKKQ
- a CDS encoding DUF305 domain-containing protein, yielding MTKSIELSNVTKAYLEEYKRILDKMMQGMTYVTITCNISENFIKQIIPHQVAAIKMSENVLRYTTNIPVQNLALEIINTSTETLECLEAIQNRCCIVQNSEYELYEYMCAYKEITEVMFQAMCAPPVSNNININYLREMIVHHQGGVRLAQNVLRFCICQELIPILRCMIDTMCQQICDMEKLLDALKDCENC